From the Acidovorax sp. NCPPB 3576 genome, the window CGGCGCCTTGCCCGCGGAGGCGTTGAGGGTATTGAGGGAATAGGTCATAAACGTGCGCGGCCAAGCTTACCCCATGCGCATTGCGCGGCTTCGGCCCCGCCGGCGGAGCCGAGCGCCCCGGAAAGAAGCCTGGCTTTTCATGGCTTCTTACAATGGCCGCGATTGAGAACGCGGCGCCTTTTGCCCGCAGCAGCGGGTTGATACTTCGCGGCTGCGGCCACATCTGCCATTCCAGCCCGGCCGCGGGCGCATACAAACATTTACTTTCCATGTCCAACACGCAACACGCCAAAGTCCTGATCCTCGGCTCCGGCCCCGCCGGCTACACCGCCGCCGTGTACGCAGCGCGCGCCAACCTGAGCCCCGTGCTGATCACCGGCATCGCCCAGGGCGGCCAGCTGATGACCACGACCGAAGTGGACAACTGGCCCGCGGACGTGCACGGCGTGCAGGGCCCCGACCTGATGCAGCGCTTTCTGGAACATGCCGAGCGCTTCAAGACGCAGATCGTGTTCGACCACATCAACCAGGTGGATTTCAGCCAGCGGCCATTCACGCTCAAGGGCGACAGCGGCACCTACACCTGCGATGCGCTCATCCTGGCGACGGGCGCCTCGGCCAAGTACCTGGGCCTGCCGTCCGAGGAGGCCTTCATGGGCCGGGGCGTGTCGGGCTGCGCGACCTGCGACGGCTTCTTCTACCGCGAGCAGGACGTGTGCGTGGTGGGAGGTGGCAACACCGCCGTGGAAGAGGCGCTGTACCTGTCCAACATCGCGCGCAAGGTCACGCTGGTGCACCGCCGCGACAAGTTCAAGGCCGAGCCGATCCTGGTGGACAAGCTCAATGAAAAGGTCGCGGCCGGCAAGATCGAATTGAAACTGTTCCACACGCTCGACGAGGTGCTGGGCAACGACGGCGGCGTGACGGGCATCCGCGTCAAGAGCACGGTGGACGGCCGCACCGAAGACATCGCGCTGCAGGGCTGCTTCATCGCCATCGGCCACTCGCCCAACACCGCCATCTTCGACGGCCAGCTGACCATGGAGAACGGCTACATCGTCACACAGGGCGGCCTCAAGGGCTTCGCCACGCAGACCAGCGTGCCGGGCATTTTCGCGGCAGGCGATGTGCAGGACCACGTGTACCGCCAGGCCATCACCAGCGCGGGCACCGGCTGCATGGCCGCGCTGGATGCGCAGCGCTTTCTCGAGCAGGATGGCGTCATCTGAACGAAGCGGGCTATAATCCGCGGCTTTGCTGAAATTGGGCCGGCTTTACGCCAACCTGGACACGGCAATCGGGTTACCGCCACCCTGAACTGGCGAGGTGAGGCCGGCAGCAGGCCTTGCGATTCACGGCGTTTCTCGCTGGCGGGTCCGCAGGGTGTTCGCTTTAAGGCCGTTAAAAA encodes:
- the trxB gene encoding thioredoxin-disulfide reductase codes for the protein MSNTQHAKVLILGSGPAGYTAAVYAARANLSPVLITGIAQGGQLMTTTEVDNWPADVHGVQGPDLMQRFLEHAERFKTQIVFDHINQVDFSQRPFTLKGDSGTYTCDALILATGASAKYLGLPSEEAFMGRGVSGCATCDGFFYREQDVCVVGGGNTAVEEALYLSNIARKVTLVHRRDKFKAEPILVDKLNEKVAAGKIELKLFHTLDEVLGNDGGVTGIRVKSTVDGRTEDIALQGCFIAIGHSPNTAIFDGQLTMENGYIVTQGGLKGFATQTSVPGIFAAGDVQDHVYRQAITSAGTGCMAALDAQRFLEQDGVI